The following coding sequences lie in one Mycobacterium sp. DL440 genomic window:
- a CDS encoding oxygenase MpaB family protein has protein sequence MPATYVDLAAEPRLTTAETRITVTQRVPRWIRKKHVDLSDALDFWSAAGAAANVIMQMSWPEVGYGVSESRVESGSLVHHPWKRLRTTAQYLTVAILGTDEEKNAYREAVNVAHRQVRSTEDSPVKYNAFNRELQLWVAACLFIFYEDTHQLLYGTMTEEQAETFYQSAMTIGTTLQVLEEMWPATRADFDAYWNTACERVEMTPFVRDYLMVLVELRMINWPMRKMLAPLLRFLTIGFLAPVFRDAMELEWTDTDRRRFEHLFLFVAFVNRFLPKSLRNGNYAVLMKDLRRRIRRKKALI, from the coding sequence ATGCCAGCGACATACGTGGATCTGGCCGCCGAGCCGCGGTTGACCACTGCCGAAACCCGCATCACCGTCACTCAGCGGGTGCCGCGGTGGATCCGGAAGAAGCACGTCGACCTCTCCGACGCGCTGGACTTCTGGTCCGCCGCCGGGGCGGCAGCGAACGTCATCATGCAGATGAGCTGGCCTGAGGTCGGGTACGGGGTGTCCGAAAGCCGGGTGGAGTCAGGAAGTTTGGTACACCACCCGTGGAAGCGGCTGCGCACCACCGCGCAATACCTGACCGTCGCGATCCTCGGCACCGACGAGGAGAAGAACGCCTACCGGGAGGCCGTCAACGTGGCGCACCGGCAGGTGCGGTCCACCGAAGACAGTCCGGTCAAGTACAACGCGTTCAACCGCGAACTGCAGTTGTGGGTGGCGGCCTGCCTTTTCATCTTCTACGAGGACACCCATCAGCTTCTCTACGGGACGATGACGGAGGAACAGGCCGAGACGTTCTACCAGAGCGCGATGACCATCGGCACCACCTTGCAGGTCCTCGAGGAGATGTGGCCGGCGACCAGGGCGGACTTCGATGCGTACTGGAACACCGCATGCGAACGCGTCGAGATGACCCCGTTCGTCCGGGATTACCTCATGGTCCTGGTGGAACTGCGGATGATCAACTGGCCGATGCGGAAGATGCTGGCGCCGCTGCTGAGGTTCTTGACCATCGGCTTCCTGGCGCCCGTTTTCCGCGACGCGATGGAACTGGAGTGGACCGACACCGACCGGCGCCGCTTCGAACACCTATTTCTGTTCGTGGCGTTCGTCAACCGGTTCCTGCCGAAGTCACTGCGCAACGGCAACTATGCGGTGCTCATGAAGGACCTGCGCCGCCGGATCCGCCGCAAGAAGGCGCTGATCTGA
- a CDS encoding mce associated protein mas1a has translation MSNSDDDSVDDRGESVLTLEDPTEDPADEADELEAELEAEPEVSEPSRLKRRLVAGLLAVVAVAATAALVVLSIGAYHHRQDDALRTEAVQMSRDYLVAMAAFDYQKMDANRDHIVSGSTPAFAAKYDEMVKALRDIVVTSKGVATATAERVAVDSLDGDTATVVAFVDQHVTNVTAPQGSNQKYRMVVKLVRSGDRWIVDDVQTV, from the coding sequence GTGAGCAATTCCGATGATGACTCTGTCGACGACCGCGGTGAATCGGTACTGACGTTGGAGGATCCCACCGAAGACCCAGCAGACGAAGCCGACGAACTCGAGGCTGAGCTGGAAGCCGAGCCCGAGGTATCTGAACCGAGCCGCCTCAAGCGCCGACTGGTCGCGGGCCTTCTCGCCGTGGTGGCCGTTGCCGCCACGGCCGCGCTCGTGGTGTTGTCCATCGGCGCGTACCACCACCGCCAGGACGACGCCCTGCGCACCGAGGCCGTCCAGATGTCTCGCGACTATCTGGTGGCGATGGCCGCCTTCGACTATCAGAAGATGGACGCCAACCGGGACCACATCGTCTCCGGCTCCACCCCGGCGTTCGCGGCCAAGTACGACGAGATGGTCAAGGCGCTGCGCGACATCGTGGTGACCAGCAAGGGCGTCGCGACCGCCACCGCCGAACGCGTGGCCGTCGACTCGCTGGACGGTGACACCGCAACCGTCGTCGCGTTCGTCGACCAGCACGTCACCAATGTGACTGCACCACAGGGTAGTAACCAGAAGTACCGGATGGTGGTCAAGCTCGTGCGCAGCGGCGACCGCTGGATCGTCGACGACGTGCAGACCGTGTAG
- a CDS encoding oxygenase MpaB family protein: protein MTAADLGPGTLLWRYLGDRRFLFTLPRAVCLQSLHPTIATGITQHALLHRRVWLHHKRTVTQAIRIAHTNVDMRPYIRFAHEDVKGRDPAGNKYHALNPDVFHFQHATYVESLVMMVNTFIRKLDDDEHEQLYQECCAWYRRYGISTRPMPASWSEFGEYFENACRTQLSAGEHFEPFRRQMFAPTDWWPRAVPHRAIRAMQHPRAAELTGTVVSARDRRSLRRFAAVNRVLPTGRVLS, encoded by the coding sequence GTGACGGCTGCCGACCTCGGCCCGGGCACACTGCTGTGGCGCTACCTCGGGGATCGGCGGTTCCTGTTCACGCTGCCCCGGGCGGTGTGCCTGCAGTCTCTGCATCCGACGATCGCCACCGGGATCACGCAGCATGCGCTGTTGCACCGTCGAGTCTGGCTCCACCACAAACGCACTGTGACGCAAGCGATCAGGATCGCCCACACCAACGTCGACATGCGGCCGTACATCCGGTTCGCGCACGAAGACGTCAAGGGCCGCGACCCGGCCGGGAACAAGTACCACGCGCTGAACCCGGACGTCTTCCACTTCCAGCACGCCACCTATGTGGAAAGCCTTGTGATGATGGTGAATACCTTCATCCGGAAGCTAGATGACGACGAACACGAGCAGCTCTACCAGGAGTGCTGCGCGTGGTACCGGCGCTATGGCATCTCCACCCGACCGATGCCGGCGAGTTGGTCCGAGTTCGGCGAGTACTTCGAGAACGCATGCCGCACCCAGTTGTCGGCGGGTGAGCACTTCGAGCCGTTTCGCCGGCAGATGTTCGCGCCGACGGACTGGTGGCCGCGAGCCGTGCCGCATCGCGCAATCCGGGCCATGCAGCATCCACGGGCGGCCGAGCTGACCGGGACGGTGGTCAGCGCTCGCGATCGGCGATCCTTGCGGCGGTTCGCCGCCGTGAACCGGGTCCTGCCGACCGGCCGGGTTCTGTCCTGA
- a CDS encoding MlaD family protein codes for MRRLVVVQLAIFAVIAVIVIPFGIRYVAGPQGFRTPMTLTATMTDAFGLTAGTSVTVRGVQVGTVDDVWLDPDGTAMVRLAIDPGTRIPRDAILTVGMGTAAGIQSVDIMPQSDAGPYLASGDTIAAPADRQPIQMDRIMGDTAQLVKGIDTQAVQSVGTELSNAFDGLGPDLAMLIDNASDMSTRIRSQTGQLQPLIEGTAALVTTMAGQGDPFVRGMAASSRLANQLDGSGPAFLYLTDRSPGALKSLQRVLDTYQGTFGATLANLATVTPIIGDRTDSLQTGLTTIPKGLQDLTSIVKVDATGQTRADFSLIATQGPVCNYDVDRRAIGDVSPTEPNLVMYCPPAPDMLMRGAVNAPRPNDLGLQNSQTPGHPIGPDVVSDPVKIPTLAQLAYKWRSILKGGPQ; via the coding sequence TTGAGACGCCTGGTAGTGGTTCAGCTGGCGATCTTCGCAGTGATCGCCGTGATCGTCATCCCGTTCGGCATCCGCTACGTGGCCGGACCCCAAGGGTTCCGGACACCGATGACCCTGACCGCGACGATGACCGACGCGTTCGGCCTGACCGCCGGGACCAGCGTCACCGTGCGCGGGGTACAGGTCGGCACCGTCGACGACGTGTGGCTCGACCCCGACGGCACCGCCATGGTGCGGCTGGCAATCGACCCCGGCACCCGGATCCCGCGCGACGCGATCCTGACCGTCGGGATGGGCACGGCCGCAGGCATCCAGAGCGTCGACATCATGCCGCAGTCCGACGCCGGCCCGTACCTGGCCTCCGGGGACACCATCGCCGCACCGGCCGACCGGCAACCGATCCAGATGGACCGGATCATGGGCGACACCGCGCAACTGGTGAAAGGCATTGACACCCAGGCGGTTCAGTCGGTCGGAACCGAACTGTCGAACGCGTTCGACGGGCTGGGCCCCGACTTGGCCATGCTGATCGACAACGCGTCGGACATGTCCACCCGCATCCGAAGCCAGACCGGTCAACTGCAGCCACTGATCGAGGGCACCGCAGCATTGGTAACCACCATGGCCGGTCAAGGCGACCCGTTCGTGCGCGGTATGGCCGCCAGCTCACGGTTGGCCAATCAGCTCGACGGCAGTGGCCCGGCGTTCCTGTACCTGACCGATCGATCACCCGGCGCACTGAAGTCGCTGCAGCGGGTGCTGGATACCTATCAGGGCACGTTCGGCGCCACCCTGGCCAACCTGGCCACCGTCACCCCGATCATCGGTGACCGTACCGATTCGCTGCAGACCGGGCTCACGACCATCCCCAAGGGCTTGCAGGACCTGACGTCGATCGTCAAGGTCGACGCCACCGGCCAGACCCGGGCGGATTTCTCACTGATCGCCACGCAGGGACCGGTGTGCAACTACGACGTCGACCGGCGGGCCATCGGCGATGTCAGTCCCACCGAACCAAACCTGGTGATGTACTGCCCGCCCGCACCCGACATGCTGATGCGGGGGGCGGTCAACGCACCCCGACCCAACGATCTAGGCCTGCAGAACTCACAGACCCCCGGACATCCGATCGGACCCGACGTGGTCAGTGACCCGGTCAAGATCCCGACCCTGGCCCAGCTGGCGTACAAATGGCGCAGCATCCTGAAAGGTGGCCCGCAGTGA